A region from the Lolium perenne isolate Kyuss_39 chromosome 4, Kyuss_2.0, whole genome shotgun sequence genome encodes:
- the LOC127347437 gene encoding long chain acyl-CoA synthetase 6, peroxisomal has protein sequence MDAPGRRLRAVSAHLQPPATAARRSSDGLAANPTAGEYAHVLGYSAVLPEKLQTGKWNVYRSAKSPISLVDRFPDNPDIGTLHDNFVYAVETFRDHRYLGTRVHADGTIGDYKWMTYGEAGTSRTAIGSGLICHGIPEGARVGLYFINRPEWIIVDNACSAYSYVSVPLYDTLGPDAVQFIVNHATVEAIFCVPQTLSTLLSFITQMPCVRLIVVVGGIDENLPSSPAAAGMEIITYSRLHSQGYMSPQPFRPPKPEDAATICYTSGTTGTPKGAVLSHANFIANVAGSDFGIKFYPSDVYISYLPLAHIYERTNQIWLLNRGVAIGFYQGDSLKLMDDLATLRPTIFASVPRLYNRIYAAITNAVKESGGLKERLFNAAYNAKRQAIINGRNPSPVWDKLVFNKIKARLGGRVRLMSSGASPLSPDVMEFLRICFGGEILEGYGMTETSCVITTMDVGDKLIGHVGSPNPACEVKLVDVPEMNYTSEDQPYPRGEICVRGPIIFHGYYKDEVQTREVIDEDGWLHTGDIGLWLPGGRLKIIDRKKNIFKLAQGEYIAPEKIENVYAKCKFIAQSFVYGDSFNSSLVAVIAVEPEVLKAWAVSEGIQYDDLRQLCADPRARAAVLADMDSIGKEAQLRGFEFVKAITLVAEPFTLENGLLTPTFKVKRPQAKAYFAKEITDMYAQLNEAESARPKL, from the exons atggacgcacccggccgccgcctccgcgccGTCTCCGCCCACCTCCAGCCGCCCGCAACCGCCGCCCGCCGCAGCTCCGACGGCCTCGCCGCCAATCCCACCGCAGGGGAGTACGCCCATG TGCTGGGCTACAGCGCCGTCCTCCCTGAGAAGCTGCAGACCGGAAAGTGGAACGTGTACCG ATCTGCAAAGTCGCCCATAAGCCTGGTAGACAGGTTTCCAGACAATCCGGACATTGGGACGCTGCATGATAATTTCGT GTACGCAGTTGAGACTTTCAGAGATCATAGATACCTAGGTACAAGAGTCCATGCAGATGGAACAATTGGAGA CTACAAATGGATGACATATGGTGAAGCTGGTACAAGCAGGACTGCAATAGGCTCTGGTCTTATTTGTCATGGAATACCTGAG GGCGCACGTGTTGGTCTGTACTTTATAAACAGACCTGAATGGATCATAGTTGACAATGCTTGTTCTGCATATTCTTATGTTTCTGTGCCACTTTATGATACCCTTG GTCCAGATGCAGTTCAGTTCATTGTGAACCATGCAACAGTGGAAGCTATTTTCTGTGTTCCTCAAACCCTAAGCACT CTGCTAAGCTTTATAACTCAAATGCCTTGTGTTCGCCTTATAGTG GTAGTTGGTGGAATCGATGAGAATttgccatcttcacctgcagctgCTGGAATGGAAATCATAACCTACTCCAGGCTACACAGTCAG GGATATATGAGTCCCCAACCCTTCCGGCCTCCAAAACCTGAAGATGCTGCCACTATCTGCTATACTAGTGGCACTACTGGCACACCAAAG GGAGCTGTTCTTTCTCATGCGAATTTTATTGCAAATGTAGCAGGATCAGACTTTGGAATTAAGTTTTACCCCTCGGATGT GTACATCTCATATCTACCTTTGGCACACATCTACGAGAGAACAAACCAAATATGGTTGCTTAATCGCGGTGTTGCCATTGGGTTCTACCAAGGG GATAGTTTGAAGCTGATGGATGATCTTGCTACTCTGAGACCAACAATATTCGCAAGTGTTCCCCGGTTATATAACAGAATTTATGCTGC AATTACAAATGCTGTGAAGGAGTCTGGTGGGTTGAAAGAACGATTATTTAATGCTGCATATAATGCCAAGAGGCAAGCTATTATTAATG GACGGAATCCATCCCCAGTGTGGGATAAGCTGGTATTTAACAAAATAAAAGCTAGGCTTGGTGGACGAGTAAGACTTATGTCCTCAGGCGCTTCTCCATTGTCACCAGATGTAATGGAATTCCTCAGAAT ATGCTTTGGTGGTGAAATTCTTGAAGGCTATGGAATGACAGAAACATCGTGTGTCATTACTACAATGGATGTTGGTGATAAATTAATTGGTCATGTTGGATCTCCAAATCCTGCTTGTG AGGTTAAACTTGTGGATGTCCCTGAAATGAACTACACTTCCGAGGATCAACCATATCCTCGTGGAGAAATTTGTGTCCGGGGACCTATAATATTCCACGGTTACTATAAAGATGAAGTTCAAAC AAGAGAGGTCATTGATGAGGATGGTTGGTTGCATACTGGGGATATAGGTTTGTGGCTGCCTGGAGGGCGCCTAAAGATTATAGATAG GAAAAAGAACATTTTCAAGCTAGCTCAAGGAGAATACATAGCTCCAGAGAAGATTGAGAATGTCTATGCCAAGTGCAAGTTCATTGCCCAGTCCTTTGTATATG GCGATAGCTTTAATTCTTCTCTAGTTGCCGTTATAGCAGTTGAGCCAGAGGTGTTGAAGGCTTGGGCTGTATCAGAAGGAATCCAG TATGATGACTTAAGACAGCTATGTGCTGATCCTAGAGCAAGAGCTGCTGTGCTAGCGGACATGGATTCTATTGGGAAGGAAGCACAG CTACGAGGTTTTGAGTTTGTCAAAGCTATTACTCTTGTCGCTGAACCATTCACGCTAGAAAATGGTCTCCTGACACCAACATTCAAG GTCAAAAGACCACAAGCAAAGGCGTATTTCGCAAAAGAAATCACCGACATGTATGCACAACTGAATGAGGCAGAGTCAGCTAGGCCCAAGTTGTGA
- the LOC127347438 gene encoding NAC domain-containing protein 40-like, whose amino-acid sequence MEQADGSSAAIEMIPDGDSTMTAPEGKMIQSRGKHELVPQLRFPRGYHFLPTDLELVDVYLRRRIEGKELPLDIFMDVQLLKWEPAKLIAERRAYGEDRYFFFTMKEWPSNKNGQPRRKLRVEGVAASWKTTGGVKNIYRPGTDEAVGTMRMLTYSSNRPNEDEDEYTMKEYVLEGSKTLIASRYI is encoded by the exons ATGGAGCAGGCCGACGGCTCCTCCGCTGCAATCGAGATGATCCCCGACGGTGACTCGACCATGACGGCACCGGAGGGGAAGATGATCCAGAGCAGAGGGAAGCATGAGCTAGTGCCGCAGCTGCGGTTCCCCCGGGGATACCACTTCCTTCCGACCGacctagagctcgtcgatgtctacCTCCGCAGAAGGATTGAAGGCAAGGAGCTGCCGCTGGACATCTTTATGGACGTCCAACTCCTCAAGTGGGAGCCCGCCAAGCTCATCG CCGAGCGCAGGGCCTACGGCGAGGATAGGTATTTCTTCTTCACGATGAAGGAGTGGCCGTCGAACAAGAATGGCCAGCCGCGCCGGAAGCTGCGGGTGGAGGGAGTGGCGGCTAGCTGGAAGACGACGGGCGGCGTGAAGAATATATACCGTCCTGGGACGGACGAGGCTGTCGGGACAATGAGGATGCTCACCTACAGCTCCAACCGCCccaacgaggacgaggacgagtacACCATGAAGGAGTACGTCTTGGAAGGATCCAAG ACACTaatagcatctagatacatctaa